In a single window of the Candidatus Stygibacter australis genome:
- a CDS encoding PadR family transcriptional regulator, translated as MNKVDLAVLGFLIRMPMHGYQIAEFFEKRGIEFWIKIKMPSVYKALGRLEDKGHLTGEVKVDDNNRARKVYSITNSGCKYFHELLDEIFFCEKFTSPFDFWNAFRFIDGNVSKEYFIKLIKHRQKIMKDHHDKMKDKRLANEDQFSESNIPFYLTMLMEHFHKFGAAEFQLLNNILVATEKLENNKIFKTNSNEDNK; from the coding sequence ATGAATAAAGTTGATTTAGCGGTATTGGGCTTTTTGATACGCATGCCTATGCATGGCTATCAGATAGCAGAGTTTTTTGAGAAGCGGGGAATTGAGTTCTGGATCAAGATCAAGATGCCCTCAGTATATAAAGCTTTGGGACGTCTGGAAGATAAGGGTCACCTCACAGGAGAAGTAAAGGTAGATGATAATAATCGAGCCAGAAAGGTATATTCTATCACAAATAGTGGCTGTAAATATTTTCATGAATTACTGGATGAGATATTTTTCTGTGAGAAGTTTACTTCCCCCTTTGATTTCTGGAACGCTTTCCGGTTCATTGATGGAAATGTGAGTAAGGAATACTTTATAAAGTTAATAAAGCATCGCCAGAAAATAATGAAAGATCATCATGATAAGATGAAGGACAAGCGTCTGGCAAATGAAGATCAATTTTCCGAGAGCAACATTCCCTTTTATCTGACCATGCTTATGGAGCACTTTCATAAATTTGGTGCAGCAGAATTTCAATTGCTTAATAATATTCTGGTAGCCACGGAGAAATTAGAAAATAATAAAATATTTAAAACAAATAGTAATGAGGATAACAAATGA
- a CDS encoding TolC family protein — protein MKKLIFITLITLLIASLSAVEVLSLDDALKMATSNNPELKAAENNMKAAEKSMQSSYLALGPSASLSGSKVYLDPGSQTIAGTMDETSSYGISASQPIFNGGKVLLSAQIANNTYKIQKTSYQSKLFEITAAVEQKYFAVQGFREQVKALEKKLEQSTTNLEIAHAKREAGLFSNAEYLQMRSEKLSSELDLMNVQNAYGLGKLALANYLGYTESFEVEEFDMSSYQTIMETLKQSDPAAQKDLENQLIEIGKKQNPTIAISRISIDTAEKAKTMAGSNLLPSLNLSYSYDWSNSNLNQDFDGSGSLALIASMPIFPLADNALDYQSARYQLKSSENNFDNAEDGIILAIRSSYLNLITTARQVESAKVNNELAWETWNQMRESFEQGLISSTDLLSTEVMVINSDYNYISARQGFLESISSLKNLLGMDDKEQLIKLIENMEE, from the coding sequence ATGAAAAAGCTAATTTTTATCACATTAATTACCCTGTTAATAGCAAGTTTATCAGCCGTGGAAGTATTATCGCTTGATGATGCTCTCAAGATGGCAACGTCAAATAACCCGGAATTAAAAGCAGCTGAAAATAATATGAAAGCTGCTGAGAAATCAATGCAAAGCAGTTATCTGGCACTGGGACCTTCTGCCAGTCTAAGCGGCAGCAAAGTATATCTTGATCCCGGCAGTCAGACAATTGCAGGTACTATGGATGAGACTTCATCCTATGGCATTTCAGCCAGTCAACCTATCTTTAATGGTGGCAAAGTGTTATTATCAGCTCAAATTGCCAATAATACTTATAAGATACAGAAAACAAGCTACCAAAGCAAGCTTTTTGAAATTACGGCTGCTGTGGAGCAGAAATATTTTGCTGTGCAGGGTTTCCGTGAGCAGGTGAAAGCACTGGAAAAGAAACTTGAGCAGAGCACAACAAATCTGGAAATTGCCCATGCCAAGCGAGAGGCAGGATTATTTTCCAATGCAGAATATTTGCAAATGAGATCAGAGAAACTATCCTCAGAATTAGATTTGATGAACGTGCAGAATGCTTATGGGCTTGGTAAACTTGCGCTGGCGAATTACCTGGGCTATACTGAGAGTTTTGAGGTAGAAGAATTTGATATGTCATCATATCAGACTATAATGGAAACCTTGAAGCAATCAGATCCAGCCGCCCAGAAAGACCTGGAAAATCAATTGATAGAAATAGGTAAGAAACAAAATCCTACGATTGCGATTTCTCGGATAAGCATTGATACTGCAGAAAAAGCTAAAACAATGGCAGGTAGTAATCTATTACCTTCTTTAAATTTATCTTATTCCTATGACTGGTCAAACAGCAATCTTAATCAGGATTTTGATGGTAGTGGCAGTCTGGCACTGATAGCCTCCATGCCGATCTTCCCGCTGGCAGATAATGCGCTTGACTATCAATCTGCCCGTTATCAATTGAAAAGCTCGGAAAATAATTTTGATAACGCAGAAGATGGCATCATCCTGGCAATCCGCAGTTCCTACCTTAATCTAATTACCACAGCCCGTCAGGTGGAATCTGCTAAAGTAAACAATGAACTTGCCTGGGAAACCTGGAACCAGATGCGGGAAAGCTTTGAGCAGGGTTTGATCTCCAGCACTGATCTACTTAGTACAGAAGTGATGGTGATCAATTCTGATTATAATTATATCTCAGCCAGACAGGGCTTTCTGGAATCGATTTCCAGTTTGAAGAATCTTCTGGGAATGGATGATAAAGAGCAATTAATAAAATTAATAGAGAATATGGAGGAATAA
- a CDS encoding efflux RND transporter periplasmic adaptor subunit codes for MKKYNLKILILALTMIIFFTGCGKGRPGATKSNVNKVEKAVPVMVQTLELADLDEFVSFTAMLEGITDIYLTSESSGKVLSLNKKLGDWVKKGETIGKIENDSYLNNLDQANASLLSAEAAVELANMQYESTKKLYEAEKVSRGTYISAESSLKQAQAGYASAQAMLKHNELAVKNAQFTAPVSGYISDLKLEVGSYIGMGQQVCRIVDNSRLVIKTGMGEKDISGIKTGQKVYINSDYYDSEIEGKISGIGIAPINGSVNYPVEIELDNPGKTLLPGMVVTGKIQRASYKQVLYTSINNLTQVYDKYMVYVINKDNRAEQRYIEPGKKIERNVILASGVKPGELLVVEGANSLNNNTLVEIKK; via the coding sequence ATGAAAAAGTATAATCTTAAAATACTTATCTTAGCTTTAACCATGATAATATTTTTTACTGGTTGTGGTAAAGGGCGACCAGGAGCTACAAAGAGCAACGTTAATAAAGTAGAAAAAGCCGTACCAGTCATGGTGCAAACCCTGGAATTAGCCGATCTGGATGAATTCGTGAGTTTCACTGCCATGCTGGAAGGGATAACTGATATTTATCTCACCAGTGAGAGCAGCGGAAAAGTGCTATCACTAAATAAAAAGCTGGGTGACTGGGTAAAGAAGGGCGAAACAATTGGTAAAATAGAAAACGACAGCTATTTAAATAATCTTGATCAGGCAAACGCCAGCCTGCTTTCAGCAGAAGCAGCCGTTGAACTGGCAAATATGCAATATGAATCCACAAAGAAATTATATGAAGCAGAAAAGGTATCACGGGGTACTTATATATCAGCTGAAAGCAGTTTAAAGCAGGCTCAAGCAGGATATGCCAGTGCACAGGCAATGCTGAAACACAATGAGCTGGCAGTAAAAAATGCCCAGTTTACCGCACCCGTTTCCGGATATATCAGTGATCTTAAACTGGAAGTTGGATCTTATATCGGTATGGGACAGCAGGTTTGCCGAATAGTGGATAACAGCAGACTGGTGATCAAAACGGGAATGGGAGAAAAGGACATTTCAGGAATAAAAACTGGTCAAAAGGTATATATCAACAGCGATTATTATGATAGCGAGATTGAAGGCAAGATCAGTGGAATAGGCATTGCTCCGATTAATGGCTCAGTGAATTATCCTGTAGAGATCGAATTGGATAATCCTGGGAAAACACTACTTCCTGGTATGGTTGTAACAGGTAAGATCCAGCGCGCATCATATAAACAGGTTCTTTATACTTCAATTAATAACCTTACTCAGGTATATGATAAATATATGGTTTACGTGATCAATAAAGATAACAGGGCAGAACAGCGATATATAGAGCCTGGCAAAAAAATCGAGCGAAATGTGATACTTGCCAGTGGAGTGAAACCCGGAGAACTCCTCGTTGTGGAAGGAGCAAATAGTCTGAATAACAATACTCTGGTCGAGATTAAAAAGTAA
- a CDS encoding efflux RND transporter permease subunit, with translation MSLAKFSVDNKILINMIMIIVFIYGIWTMIDIPKEEAPAVDFGAYYIIVTYPGVSPAEMEKLVVKKIEDEIANIDDIDYYTSTSREGMATIFISMLSGADIDQGWDDLNTEMEKVKGLPDGANDPILVRLNMREVNEICTVALGGDFSGNAIREIADDFRDDVLDINYVSKVEISGTREREIWIEANAHKLDNFNISLGDIMNAISMRNSNTPGGTIKFGRVDYLIRSVGEYDNTVEISNQVIAMDDQGRAIRIGDVATIKDTLQDPVTIGKLNGETAVNVNIYKKGEGNIINVMKDVRTLTVKWQKEMPELKIQVQNDGSVRVQNSINTLGMNALMGIILVFLVLFFFIGWRNALFAAWGIPFSVMLTFILMRQFDITINNLSLFSLILVLGMIVDDAIIVLENVHRFREMGYSRVEAAIEGTKQIAWPVVSAVLTTIAAFSILLMMGGMMGQFMRVFPIVISLALISSLFECLVILPSHIAEFGEKKLRTHKDDSKVQTWLINTYRKTITAALKHRFRTVVIVVLSMIAAIASIALGMVKFEFFPKSKDDTLIVKIDCPVGYNLDKTNEIVSQFEAYISTMPEKADVEAVVTNIGQYTENHRTKMETNVAEVKVDLVELDKMEFTHDEIKKSLRTYLNVLPGLYSYKIEESQHGPPTGQDIELRVEGDDLDRLQYIGDYLISELEKIPGTADLETSFYEGKKEVQIYPDYDKIALYGLSINSVSTLIAQACYGIPVSKYRGDGMEEYDIIVKIREDQVDMVNELENLKLRSRSGDLIPLKDVADLRITGGYAQISHRDGKRLISVTGNATTYVDEAGTTVKRTPDEITRMLKGNDLTGETGILSNFNQNFTGYNLEYGGSAEEQKQVYNSLYLAGLIALLMIFTILATQFKSYIQPLIVMFAIPFGLIGVIFGLIVTGLPFSMMTMISVVALAGIVVNDSLVLVDFVNREREQGTDRWNSLINAGVIRFRPIMMTTITTIAGFMPIIFSTSDTISDYKPMAVSIAFGLAFATLLTLLVIPVIYSILDSIFFRLKMTRFQDGHKSREECLDCPEEKK, from the coding sequence ATGTCTTTAGCAAAATTTTCTGTAGATAACAAGATCCTGATAAATATGATCATGATCATAGTGTTCATCTATGGTATCTGGACAATGATAGATATACCTAAGGAAGAAGCTCCAGCGGTGGATTTCGGTGCCTATTATATCATAGTGACCTATCCGGGAGTATCACCGGCAGAAATGGAAAAGCTGGTAGTTAAAAAGATCGAAGATGAGATAGCTAATATTGATGATATTGATTATTACACTTCAACTTCCAGAGAAGGGATGGCTACAATTTTTATCAGTATGCTATCCGGAGCGGATATTGATCAGGGCTGGGATGATCTTAATACTGAGATGGAAAAAGTGAAAGGACTGCCCGATGGAGCTAATGATCCAATCCTGGTACGGCTTAATATGCGGGAAGTAAATGAGATATGTACAGTCGCCCTGGGCGGGGATTTCTCTGGAAATGCCATTAGAGAAATAGCAGATGACTTCAGGGATGATGTACTTGATATTAATTACGTATCCAAGGTGGAAATATCCGGCACGCGGGAGCGAGAGATCTGGATAGAAGCTAATGCTCACAAACTTGATAATTTTAATATCAGCCTTGGCGATATCATGAATGCAATCTCAATGCGAAACAGCAATACACCCGGCGGAACAATCAAATTTGGTCGAGTAGATTACCTGATCCGCAGTGTGGGAGAATATGATAATACCGTAGAGATCAGCAATCAGGTGATTGCCATGGATGATCAGGGCAGAGCAATCAGGATCGGTGACGTGGCAACTATCAAAGACACGCTGCAGGATCCGGTTACTATAGGTAAATTAAATGGAGAAACTGCCGTAAACGTTAATATCTATAAAAAAGGCGAAGGAAACATCATCAATGTGATGAAAGATGTCCGCACGCTGACAGTGAAATGGCAGAAGGAAATGCCGGAATTAAAAATACAGGTGCAAAATGATGGCTCAGTGCGCGTGCAGAATAGTATTAACACCCTTGGTATGAATGCCTTAATGGGAATTATTCTGGTATTTCTGGTGCTATTCTTCTTTATTGGCTGGCGAAATGCCTTGTTTGCTGCGTGGGGAATTCCTTTTTCCGTGATGCTCACATTTATCCTTATGCGTCAATTTGATATCACTATCAATAATCTGAGTTTATTTAGCTTAATACTGGTATTAGGAATGATAGTGGATGATGCCATAATTGTTTTGGAGAATGTGCATCGGTTCCGGGAAATGGGTTATAGCCGCGTGGAAGCAGCAATAGAGGGTACAAAACAGATAGCCTGGCCAGTTGTTTCAGCAGTATTAACTACTATTGCAGCATTTTCCATATTGCTTATGATGGGTGGAATGATGGGACAATTCATGCGGGTATTTCCTATCGTGATCTCTCTGGCTTTGATCTCATCATTATTTGAATGCCTGGTGATCCTGCCATCTCATATTGCAGAATTTGGCGAGAAGAAACTTAGAACCCATAAAGATGACAGTAAGGTGCAAACCTGGCTGATCAATACCTATCGAAAAACAATCACAGCAGCACTAAAGCATCGATTCAGAACTGTTGTGATCGTGGTCTTATCGATGATAGCTGCCATTGCCAGCATTGCCCTGGGAATGGTGAAATTTGAATTTTTCCCCAAAAGTAAGGATGACACTCTCATTGTGAAGATAGATTGTCCGGTGGGATATAATCTTGATAAAACCAATGAGATCGTCAGCCAATTCGAAGCATATATCTCCACCATGCCAGAGAAAGCAGATGTTGAAGCAGTGGTAACTAATATTGGTCAATACACAGAAAATCACCGCACCAAGATGGAAACAAATGTTGCTGAGGTAAAAGTTGATCTGGTTGAACTCGATAAAATGGAATTTACCCATGATGAAATTAAAAAGAGCCTTAGAACTTATCTTAATGTGCTGCCTGGGCTTTATTCCTATAAAATTGAAGAAAGTCAACATGGTCCTCCTACAGGTCAGGATATTGAGCTGAGAGTGGAAGGGGATGATCTGGACAGGTTGCAATATATAGGTGATTATCTGATCAGTGAATTAGAGAAAATACCCGGCACAGCAGATTTGGAAACCAGTTTTTATGAAGGTAAGAAAGAAGTTCAAATCTATCCTGATTATGATAAGATAGCGCTTTATGGACTTTCTATAAATAGCGTATCTACCCTTATAGCTCAGGCTTGTTATGGTATCCCTGTATCTAAATATCGTGGTGATGGAATGGAAGAATATGATATCATCGTAAAGATCAGAGAAGACCAGGTGGATATGGTAAATGAGCTGGAGAACCTGAAGCTCAGATCCAGGAGTGGTGATTTGATACCTCTGAAAGATGTTGCTGATCTGCGGATCACAGGCGGATATGCTCAAATAAGTCATCGTGATGGAAAAAGACTGATATCTGTAACCGGAAATGCTACTACTTATGTAGATGAGGCAGGAACCACAGTAAAAAGAACACCCGATGAGATCACCAGAATGCTGAAAGGAAATGATTTAACTGGTGAGACGGGGATATTATCTAATTTTAATCAGAACTTTACGGGCTATAACCTTGAATACGGTGGGTCAGCAGAAGAGCAGAAACAGGTTTATAATTCTCTCTATCTTGCAGGACTGATCGCACTTCTGATGATATTCACGATATTGGCAACCCAGTTTAAAAGCTATATTCAGCCACTTATTGTAATGTTCGCTATTCCATTTGGTTTGATCGGGGTAATTTTCGGGCTTATTGTTACGGGACTGCCATTTTCCATGATGACAATGATATCTGTGGTGGCTCTGGCAGGAATAGTGGTGAATGATTCACTTGTACTGGTAGATTTTGTAAACCGAGAAAGAGAACAGGGCACTGACCGGTGGAATTCATTGATCAATGCGGGAGTTATTAGATTTCGTCCCATTATGATGACCACAATAACCACAATAGCAGGGTTTATGCCCATAATATTTTCCACTTCAGATACAATCAGTGATTACAAGCCAATGGCAGTGAGTATTGCTTTTGGACTGGCATTTGCCACCCTGCTAACGCTACTGGTGATCCCGGTTATATATTCAATTCTGGATTCGATATTTTTCCGTCTGAAAATGACTCGTTTTCAGGATGGTCATAAATCTCGGGAAGAATGCCTTGATTGCCCGGAAGAAAAGAAATAA
- a CDS encoding methyltransferase, whose amino-acid sequence MKIYINKYFKDNRLEKFLDFEYEVYSRSGLNETEKRLIKKLPGVKEPKRILILENRTGVIGMIASDLFPEAEIVIQNIDIFHSDKIEHNLSHNEVSRPKVICQADIEGKFDAVFYQQTQANLVKEFVLDLVQQCHAALKKNGKLWLAMEKKEKIITEKMQELFGGATIDNLNEKGLVLIGKKKNNAVEYLDYRADFVFSNDDGHSIAYRSYPGVFAHHRFDDGAKALMENVEIQDGDSLIDMGCGIGSIGIALAKMKKLKKVYFVDSNSRAIKATEYNCQNNNIASYQTILSASGFNAPHKCQVFVGNPPYFSDFRIAGIFVEAAHANLLKGSKAWFVAKNPQKLKEIIKDKFGNCEVIKHHGYNILIGIR is encoded by the coding sequence GATCAAAAAGCTGCCAGGGGTCAAAGAACCCAAACGGATTCTTATTCTGGAAAATCGTACTGGTGTGATTGGCATGATAGCATCTGATCTATTCCCGGAAGCTGAAATCGTCATCCAGAACATTGATATATTCCATAGTGACAAAATAGAGCATAATCTAAGCCATAACGAAGTTTCAAGACCAAAAGTGATCTGCCAGGCTGATATTGAAGGTAAATTTGATGCTGTGTTTTATCAGCAGACCCAGGCTAATCTCGTGAAAGAATTTGTGCTGGATCTGGTTCAGCAATGCCATGCCGCTTTAAAGAAAAATGGAAAACTCTGGCTGGCGATGGAAAAGAAAGAAAAGATTATCACAGAAAAGATGCAGGAACTCTTTGGTGGTGCCACAATTGATAATCTTAATGAAAAAGGGCTCGTTCTGATCGGTAAAAAGAAGAATAATGCCGTAGAATACCTGGATTATCGGGCTGATTTTGTATTCTCCAATGATGATGGACACAGCATAGCTTATCGTTCATATCCCGGCGTCTTTGCTCATCATCGCTTTGATGATGGGGCAAAAGCTCTGATGGAAAATGTGGAAATTCAAGACGGTGATTCGTTGATTGATATGGGCTGCGGAATAGGCTCAATCGGTATTGCTTTAGCTAAAATGAAGAAGTTGAAAAAAGTGTATTTTGTGGACTCAAACAGCCGTGCTATCAAGGCAACTGAATATAATTGCCAGAACAATAATATTGCCAGTTACCAGACAATCCTGAGCGCTTCAGGTTTTAATGCCCCCCATAAATGTCAGGTGTTTGTCGGCAATCCACCCTATTTCTCTGATTTCAGGATAGCAGGTATATTTGTCGAAGCCGCCCATGCAAACCTTCTGAAAGGTAGTAAAGCCTGGTTTGTAGCTAAGAATCCCCAAAAATTAAAGGAGATTATTAAGGATAAATTTGGTAATTGTGAAGTGATCAAACATCATGGCTATAATATCCTCATCGGTATAAGATAA